The following are from one region of the Bradyrhizobium sediminis genome:
- a CDS encoding circularly permuted type 2 ATP-grasp protein — protein MAVAFDEMNGPGGDLRPAYRELARWLKETPPDALEYRRQEAELLFRRIGITFAVYGDAEAQERLIPFDVIPRIISAKEWAILEKGLKQRVRALNMFLRDIYHGRDILRANIVPDDLIFQNPVFRPEMNGQDVPHDVYVHIAGIDIVRVNPEEFFVLEDNARTPSGVSYMLENREIMMRLFPDLFARHRVAPVEKYPDELLSALRSVAPLGASAEPTVALMTPGVYNSAYYEHSFLADKLGIELVEGRDLIVKNDEVFMRTTEGLKRVDVIYRRVDDDFLDPLTFRPDSALGVPGLMSAYAAGNVTLANAVGTGIADDKAVYSYMPEIVKFYLGEEPILKNVPTWRCREPRDLSYVLDHLSELVVKEVHGSGGYGMLIGPAATKATIEAFRDKLKREPEGFIAQPTLALSTCPTCTESGLAPRHVDLRPFVLTGSNHVTIVPGGLTRVALKEGSLVVNSSQGGGTKDTWILDE, from the coding sequence ATGGCAGTTGCGTTCGATGAGATGAATGGGCCCGGCGGCGACCTCCGCCCGGCCTACCGGGAGCTGGCCCGCTGGCTGAAGGAGACGCCGCCCGACGCGCTGGAATATCGGCGCCAGGAGGCGGAGTTGCTGTTCCGCCGGATCGGCATCACCTTTGCCGTCTATGGCGACGCCGAGGCCCAGGAGCGGCTGATACCCTTCGACGTGATCCCGCGGATCATATCGGCCAAGGAATGGGCGATCCTCGAAAAAGGCCTGAAGCAGCGGGTGCGCGCGCTCAACATGTTCCTGCGCGACATCTATCACGGCCGCGACATCCTGCGCGCCAACATCGTTCCCGACGACCTGATCTTCCAGAACCCGGTGTTCCGGCCGGAAATGAACGGCCAGGACGTGCCGCACGACGTCTATGTGCACATCGCCGGCATCGACATCGTCCGCGTCAATCCGGAAGAGTTCTTCGTTCTGGAGGACAACGCGCGCACGCCGTCCGGCGTCTCCTACATGCTGGAAAACCGCGAAATCATGATGCGGCTGTTTCCAGACCTGTTCGCCCGCCACCGCGTCGCACCTGTGGAAAAATATCCGGACGAATTGCTGTCGGCGCTGCGCTCGGTGGCGCCGCTCGGCGCCTCGGCCGAGCCGACGGTGGCGCTGATGACGCCCGGCGTCTACAACTCCGCCTATTACGAGCATTCGTTTCTCGCCGACAAGCTCGGCATCGAGCTGGTCGAGGGCCGCGACCTCATCGTCAAGAACGACGAGGTGTTCATGCGCACCACCGAGGGCCTGAAACGGGTCGACGTGATCTACCGCCGCGTCGACGACGACTTTCTCGATCCCCTCACCTTCCGTCCGGATTCGGCGCTCGGCGTGCCCGGGCTGATGTCGGCCTATGCCGCCGGCAACGTCACGCTCGCCAATGCGGTCGGCACCGGCATCGCCGACGACAAGGCGGTCTATTCCTACATGCCGGAGATCGTGAAGTTCTATCTCGGCGAGGAACCTATCCTGAAGAACGTGCCGACCTGGCGCTGCCGCGAGCCGAGGGACCTGTCCTACGTGCTCGACCATCTGAGCGAACTGGTGGTCAAGGAAGTGCACGGTTCCGGCGGTTACGGCATGCTGATCGGGCCGGCGGCGACCAAGGCCACGATCGAGGCCTTCCGCGACAAGCTCAAGCGCGAGCCCGAGGGTTTCATCGCCCAGCCGACGCTGGCGCTGTCGACCTGCCCGACCTGCACCGAATCAGGGCTCGCGCCGCGCCATGTCGACTTGAGGCCGTTCGTGTTGACCGGCAGCAACCACGTCACCATCGTGCCGGGCGGGCTGACGCGGGTGGCGCTGAAGGAAGGCTCGCTGGTAGTGAATTCCAGCCAGGGCGGCGGCACCAAGGACACTTGGATACTGGACGAGTAG
- a CDS encoding competence/damage-inducible protein A, whose protein sequence is MSEIVTAGILVIGDEILSGRTKDKNIGFIAEYLTNIGIDLKEVRVVADEESDIIAALDALRHRYDYVFTTGGIGPTHDDITADAVAKAFGVGIDHHPEVVARFKERWSEQDLNEARLRMARIPDGADLIQSATILAPGFKIGNVIVMAGVPTIMQAMMDIVAPKLKSGVRMLSESVRANAREGDVGGPLREIAKAHPDTVIGSYPFLDDEKKPNTNLVVRSRDPEKLTAAMNAVKEMLAGLNVTTR, encoded by the coding sequence ATGAGCGAGATCGTCACCGCGGGAATTCTTGTTATCGGCGACGAAATCCTGTCCGGGCGGACCAAGGACAAGAATATCGGCTTCATCGCCGAATACCTGACCAATATCGGGATCGACCTCAAGGAGGTCCGCGTCGTCGCCGACGAGGAATCCGACATCATCGCGGCGCTGGACGCGCTGCGCCATCGCTACGATTACGTCTTTACCACCGGCGGCATCGGGCCGACCCATGACGACATCACTGCCGACGCCGTCGCCAAGGCGTTCGGGGTCGGCATCGACCATCATCCCGAGGTGGTGGCCCGCTTCAAGGAGCGCTGGAGCGAACAGGACCTGAACGAGGCGCGGCTGCGCATGGCGCGGATTCCCGACGGCGCCGACCTGATCCAGAGCGCGACCATTCTCGCGCCGGGCTTCAAGATCGGCAATGTCATCGTCATGGCAGGGGTCCCCACGATCATGCAGGCGATGATGGACATCGTCGCGCCGAAGCTGAAATCGGGTGTCCGGATGCTGTCGGAATCGGTGCGCGCCAATGCGCGGGAAGGCGATGTCGGCGGTCCGTTGCGGGAAATAGCTAAGGCGCATCCCGACACCGTGATCGGCAGCTATCCGTTTCTCGACGACGAGAAGAAGCCGAACACCAATCTCGTCGTCCGTTCGCGCGATCCCGAGAAGCTGACGGCCGCGATGAACGCGGTGAAGGAAATGCTGGCGGGACTGAACGTCACCACCCGCTAG
- the gpt gene encoding xanthine phosphoribosyltransferase: MVNNHSEPGALERAGKPFPVSWDQFHRDCRALTWRLNEVGPFHAIIAITRGGLVPAAIVARELGLRVIDTVCVASYDHDQQGELRVLKGVSADIAKLGGGTGKGLLIVDDLVDTGKTGRLVREMLPDAHFAAVYAKPQGRPLVDTFITEVSQDTWIHFPWDTALSFQPPIRDGAG, encoded by the coding sequence GTGGTGAATAATCATTCGGAACCCGGCGCGCTGGAGCGGGCCGGCAAGCCATTCCCGGTCTCATGGGACCAGTTTCACCGGGATTGCCGGGCGCTGACCTGGCGGCTCAACGAGGTCGGGCCGTTTCACGCCATCATCGCGATTACCCGCGGCGGACTGGTGCCGGCGGCGATCGTCGCGCGCGAACTCGGTCTTCGCGTGATCGATACCGTTTGCGTTGCGAGCTACGATCACGACCAGCAGGGCGAGCTGAGGGTGCTGAAAGGTGTTTCGGCCGATATCGCCAAACTCGGCGGCGGCACCGGCAAGGGGTTGCTCATCGTCGACGATCTCGTCGATACCGGCAAGACCGGGCGGCTGGTGCGCGAGATGCTGCCCGACGCGCATTTCGCTGCCGTCTACGCCAAGCCGCAGGGCCGGCCGCTGGTCGATACCTTCATCACCGAAGTGTCGCAGGACACCTGGATCCACTTTCCCTGGGACACCGCGCTGTCGTTCCAGCCGCCGATCCGCGACGGCGCGGGGTGA
- a CDS encoding methionine synthase, translating into MLFPTTIAGSLPKPEWLAEPNTLWAPWKSKGAELARAKRDATLLVLKLQEDAGIDILTEGEQSRQHFVHGFLEKIEGIDFAHKVEMGIRKDRYKAMVPQVVSPLRLKGRVHADEARVARTHTTRKLKFTLPGPMTIIDTIADQYYGDRVKMAFAFAELLNEEARALQADGVDVIQFDEPAFNVYMDEVSDWGIKALERAAEGLTCATAVHICYGYGIKANTDWKETLGAEWRQYEDIFPAIAKSPIQQVAIECRNSRVPLELLALLKGKIVQAGVIDVASDTVETAEDVVKVIEAVSKFVPVSNIVATTNCGMAPMHRDIAEAKLMALGAGAKLARQELG; encoded by the coding sequence ATGCTGTTTCCAACCACGATCGCAGGCTCGCTGCCGAAGCCGGAATGGCTGGCCGAGCCCAATACGCTGTGGGCGCCCTGGAAATCGAAAGGCGCGGAACTGGCGCGGGCCAAGCGCGACGCCACTTTGCTGGTGCTGAAACTGCAGGAAGACGCCGGCATCGATATCCTCACCGAGGGCGAGCAGTCGCGCCAGCACTTCGTTCACGGCTTCCTGGAGAAGATCGAAGGCATCGATTTCGCCCACAAGGTCGAGATGGGAATCCGCAAAGACCGCTACAAGGCGATGGTGCCGCAGGTGGTGTCGCCGTTGCGGCTGAAGGGCCGGGTCCATGCCGACGAGGCTCGCGTCGCCCGCACCCATACCACGCGGAAATTGAAATTCACCCTGCCCGGCCCGATGACCATCATCGACACCATCGCCGACCAGTATTACGGCGACCGCGTCAAGATGGCGTTCGCCTTTGCCGAACTGCTCAACGAGGAAGCGAGAGCCTTGCAGGCCGACGGCGTCGACGTGATCCAGTTCGACGAGCCCGCCTTCAACGTCTACATGGACGAGGTCTCCGACTGGGGCATCAAGGCGCTGGAGCGCGCCGCCGAAGGCCTGACCTGCGCCACCGCCGTCCACATCTGCTACGGCTACGGCATCAAGGCCAATACCGACTGGAAGGAAACGCTGGGAGCCGAGTGGCGGCAGTACGAGGATATCTTCCCGGCGATCGCCAAAAGCCCGATCCAGCAGGTCGCGATCGAATGCCGCAATTCCAGGGTGCCGCTGGAGTTGCTCGCTTTGCTCAAGGGCAAGATCGTGCAGGCCGGTGTCATTGATGTCGCCAGCGACACCGTCGAGACCGCCGAGGATGTGGTCAAGGTGATCGAGGCGGTCTCGAAATTCGTGCCTGTCAGCAACATCGTCGCCACCACCAATTGCGGCATGGCGCCGATGCATCGCGATATCGCAGAGGCCAAATTGATGGCGCTCGGCGCGGGGGCGAAGCTGGCAAGGCAGGAGCTGGGGTGA
- a CDS encoding glutathione binding-like protein, whose amino-acid sequence MIDLHYAPTPNGWKISIMLEELGLPYTVIPVNIRSGDQFKPEFLAISPNNRIPAIVDHAPAGGGEPFSVFETGAILIYLADKTGRFLPREMRARSNVLQWLMWQMSGLGPMLGQHGHFALYASEKIPYAIERYRDEAARLYGVLDRQLGKTGAYVAGDDYSIADIACFPWTMTHKAQGFTLDDYPNVKRWYAVVRARPQVQAGLAIGKFVKEPFDEESRRIMFGQAAKELAKQK is encoded by the coding sequence ATGATCGACCTGCACTATGCGCCGACGCCGAACGGCTGGAAAATCTCGATCATGCTGGAGGAACTCGGGCTTCCCTACACCGTGATTCCCGTCAACATCCGCTCCGGCGACCAGTTCAAGCCGGAATTTCTCGCCATCAGCCCGAACAACCGGATTCCCGCCATCGTCGACCATGCGCCCGCCGGCGGCGGCGAGCCGTTTTCGGTGTTCGAGACCGGCGCGATCCTGATTTACCTCGCCGACAAGACCGGCCGTTTTCTGCCCAGGGAAATGCGGGCGCGATCCAACGTCCTGCAATGGTTGATGTGGCAGATGAGCGGGCTCGGTCCGATGCTCGGCCAGCACGGCCATTTCGCGCTCTACGCCAGCGAGAAGATCCCCTACGCGATCGAGCGTTACCGCGACGAGGCGGCGCGGCTCTATGGCGTGCTCGACCGCCAACTGGGCAAGACCGGGGCTTACGTCGCCGGCGATGACTATTCGATCGCCGACATCGCCTGCTTCCCCTGGACCATGACCCACAAGGCGCAGGGCTTCACGCTCGACGATTACCCCAACGTCAAACGCTGGTACGCTGTAGTCCGCGCCCGGCCGCAGGTGCAGGCGGGGCTTGCGATCGGCAAATTCGTCAAGGAGCCGTTCGACGAGGAATCCCGCAGGATCATGTTCGGCCAGGCCGCGAAGGAGCTGGCGAAGCAGAAATAG
- a CDS encoding 2-hydroxychromene-2-carboxylate isomerase, with protein sequence MIEFFFDCSSPWTYLAFHNIQPVAKEFGVEISWRPILVGGIFNTVNPSVYASRETPVPLKARYMKKDLADWARSAGLAIKMPPTVFPVNSVKAMRGCIWLGKDMVPFARAVFEAYWGEDKDISKDEVLTEVCKGVGVDPQKFFAGIGEQAIKDQLKANTDEVMARGGFGSPTIFIDKTDMYFGNDRMPLIREALQRLKARAA encoded by the coding sequence ATGATCGAATTCTTCTTCGACTGCTCCAGCCCCTGGACCTATCTCGCCTTCCACAACATCCAGCCGGTCGCCAAGGAGTTCGGCGTCGAGATTTCGTGGCGGCCGATCCTGGTCGGCGGCATCTTCAACACCGTCAACCCGAGCGTCTATGCCTCGCGGGAGACGCCGGTGCCGCTGAAGGCGCGCTACATGAAGAAGGACCTCGCCGACTGGGCGCGCTCGGCAGGGCTTGCGATCAAGATGCCACCGACGGTGTTCCCGGTGAACAGCGTGAAAGCAATGCGCGGCTGCATCTGGTTGGGCAAGGACATGGTGCCGTTCGCGCGCGCGGTATTCGAGGCCTATTGGGGTGAAGACAAAGACATCTCGAAGGACGAAGTGCTGACCGAGGTCTGCAAAGGCGTCGGCGTCGACCCGCAAAAGTTCTTCGCCGGGATCGGCGAGCAGGCGATCAAGGATCAGCTCAAGGCCAATACGGATGAAGTGATGGCGCGCGGCGGGTTCGGCTCGCCGACCATCTTCATCGACAAGACCGACATGTATTTCGGCAACGACCGGATGCCGCTGATCCGCGAAGCGCTGCAGCGGCTCAAGGCGCGGGCGGCCTGA
- a CDS encoding NADPH:quinone oxidoreductase family protein — MPKKVVCRELGPPESLRLESFASAPLAPGEVRVAIHAAGINFPDILMAAGEYQLKPPLPFTPGVEAAGEVAEVGADVGGVAVGDRVIVKMRHGAYADEAVVAPSQLTPLPSTFDYAEGATFLAGHGTAYHALIDRGKVQSGEVLLVHGAGGGVGLAAVEMGKMLGATVIAAASSEEKLAVAKARGADHLVLYSREPFRDAVKRITGGRGADVVFDPVGGEVFENSMRCINWGARLLVIGFTGGIGLARTNLLLIKGASVLGVRAGEAVRRNPELAAVRLKALVEWAEQGKIRPNVSHRLPLEEYAKAMRLLIDRKAIGRVALTMR; from the coding sequence ATGCCGAAGAAAGTCGTCTGCCGCGAACTCGGTCCGCCCGAGAGCCTGCGCCTGGAAAGCTTTGCCTCGGCGCCGCTGGCGCCGGGCGAGGTGCGCGTCGCCATCCATGCCGCCGGGATCAACTTTCCCGACATCCTGATGGCGGCGGGTGAGTACCAGCTCAAGCCGCCGCTGCCGTTCACGCCGGGGGTGGAAGCCGCCGGTGAGGTCGCCGAGGTCGGCGCCGATGTCGGCGGTGTCGCGGTCGGCGACAGGGTGATCGTCAAGATGCGGCACGGCGCCTATGCCGACGAGGCCGTGGTGGCGCCGTCGCAGCTGACGCCGTTGCCGTCGACCTTCGATTACGCGGAAGGCGCGACCTTTCTCGCCGGCCATGGCACCGCCTATCACGCGCTGATCGATCGCGGCAAGGTTCAATCAGGCGAAGTGTTGCTGGTGCACGGCGCCGGCGGCGGCGTTGGACTGGCCGCGGTCGAGATGGGCAAGATGTTAGGGGCGACCGTGATCGCGGCGGCGTCATCCGAAGAAAAGCTCGCGGTCGCAAAGGCGCGCGGCGCCGACCACCTGGTGCTCTACAGCCGCGAACCATTCCGCGACGCCGTCAAGCGCATCACCGGCGGGCGCGGCGCCGATGTGGTGTTCGATCCCGTCGGAGGCGAGGTGTTCGAGAACAGCATGCGCTGTATCAATTGGGGCGCGCGGCTTCTGGTGATCGGCTTCACCGGCGGTATCGGGCTTGCCCGCACCAACCTGTTGCTGATCAAGGGCGCCAGCGTGCTCGGCGTCCGCGCCGGCGAGGCCGTGCGGCGAAATCCTGAACTGGCGGCGGTGCGGTTGAAGGCTTTGGTGGAATGGGCCGAGCAGGGGAAAATCCGTCCCAACGTCTCGCACCGCTTGCCGCTGGAAGAGTATGCGAAGGCGATGCGGCTCCTGATCGACCGCAAGGCGATCGGGCGCGTGGCGCTGACGATGCGGTAG
- a CDS encoding crotonase/enoyl-CoA hydratase family protein has product MAYETIKYEVDEQILTITLNRPDKLNAFNGSMQQELIDAFDAADKDDNVRAIIVTGAGRGFCAGADLSSGADTFDRDARRGPVKRLANGKVDYSDPQVRDGGGTVTLRIFKCLKPVIAAVNGPAVGIGATMLLPMDIRIASENARIGFVFSQRGIVPEAASSWFLPRLVGIAQALEWCYTGRVFPAQEALAGRLVSKVVPPDDLLPTARALAKEITAKTAPVSLALIRQMMWRMLGADDPMEAHKIDSRGIYARGRSDDVKEGVVSFLEKRPAVFKNKVSADMPDYFPWWEEREYK; this is encoded by the coding sequence ATGGCCTACGAGACCATCAAATACGAGGTCGACGAACAGATTCTCACCATCACCTTGAACCGGCCGGACAAGCTCAACGCCTTCAACGGCTCCATGCAGCAGGAATTGATCGACGCTTTCGATGCCGCCGACAAGGACGACAATGTCAGGGCTATCATCGTCACCGGCGCGGGGCGCGGCTTCTGCGCCGGGGCTGACCTCTCCTCGGGCGCCGACACCTTCGACCGCGACGCGCGGCGCGGGCCGGTGAAGCGGCTGGCCAACGGCAAGGTCGACTACAGCGATCCCCAGGTGCGCGACGGCGGCGGCACGGTGACGCTGCGCATCTTCAAATGCCTGAAGCCCGTGATCGCCGCGGTGAACGGCCCGGCGGTCGGCATCGGCGCCACCATGCTGCTCCCGATGGATATCCGCATCGCCTCCGAGAATGCCCGGATCGGCTTCGTGTTCTCCCAGCGCGGCATCGTGCCGGAAGCGGCGTCGAGCTGGTTTCTGCCGCGCCTGGTCGGTATCGCCCAGGCGCTGGAGTGGTGTTACACCGGCCGGGTGTTTCCGGCGCAGGAAGCCTTGGCCGGCCGCCTCGTCAGCAAGGTGGTGCCGCCGGACGACCTGCTGCCGACGGCGCGCGCGCTGGCCAAGGAGATTACCGCCAAGACCGCGCCGGTCTCGCTGGCGCTGATCCGGCAGATGATGTGGCGCATGCTGGGCGCCGACGATCCGATGGAAGCCCACAAGATCGACAGCCGCGGCATCTATGCCCGCGGTCGCTCCGACGACGTCAAGGAAGGCGTCGTGTCGTTCCTGGAAAAGCGCCCGGCGGTGTTCAAGAACAAGGTGTCAGCAGACATGCCCGACTATTTCCCATGGTGGGAAGAGCGGGAGTATAAATAA
- a CDS encoding amidase translates to MHKPASDDAITSLHDLSAVDLIAGFRAKQFSPSEVLEDVLTHIAVWEPHIKALYAFDPDGARATARASTERWQKGEPMGTLDGVPVTIKENIATKGVPVPLGAASVKLVPAPADAPPAARLREAGAVIFSKTTMPDYGMLSSGLSSFHPLTRNPWDVSKNPGGSSAGAGAAGAAGYGPLHLGTDIGGSVRLPACWCGLVALKPSLGRVPIDPPYVGRIAGPMTRTVDDAALMMSVLSRPDRRDGMSLPPNDINWKALEKSPRKLRIGLMLDAGTGQALEKDVREVAVKAAEAFESAGAVVTEVDGIMTREMLDGLDNFWRARMWDDLSRLTPAERAKALPYIYQWAETATKLSGVDVIRGFNATMAIRSAAAKLFCEIDYVISPVSPVVNFAAELAAPINDPDKPFEHIAYTVPWNMSENPAASINGGFDKKGFPIGVQIIGRRFDDIGVLGMAKAFEGLRGPQRPWPSPPRK, encoded by the coding sequence ATGCATAAACCGGCATCCGACGACGCGATCACGTCGCTGCACGACCTTTCCGCCGTCGACCTGATCGCCGGCTTTCGCGCCAAGCAGTTTTCGCCGTCGGAGGTGCTGGAAGACGTGCTGACGCATATCGCGGTGTGGGAGCCGCATATCAAGGCGCTGTACGCCTTCGATCCCGACGGCGCGCGCGCCACCGCCAGGGCCTCGACCGAGCGCTGGCAAAAGGGCGAGCCGATGGGCACGCTCGACGGCGTCCCCGTCACCATCAAGGAGAACATCGCCACCAAGGGCGTGCCGGTGCCGCTGGGGGCGGCCAGCGTCAAACTGGTGCCGGCGCCGGCGGATGCGCCGCCGGCGGCGCGCTTGCGCGAAGCGGGTGCGGTGATCTTCTCCAAGACCACCATGCCGGACTACGGCATGCTGTCGTCGGGCCTCTCCAGTTTCCATCCCCTCACCCGCAATCCCTGGGACGTCAGCAAGAACCCCGGCGGCTCCAGCGCCGGCGCCGGTGCAGCCGGCGCCGCAGGTTACGGCCCGCTGCATCTCGGCACCGACATCGGCGGTTCGGTGCGGCTGCCGGCATGCTGGTGCGGCCTGGTCGCGCTGAAGCCGAGCCTCGGGCGGGTTCCGATCGATCCGCCTTATGTCGGCCGGATCGCAGGTCCGATGACCCGCACCGTCGACGACGCCGCATTGATGATGAGCGTGTTGTCGCGGCCCGACCGCCGCGACGGCATGAGCCTGCCGCCCAATGACATCAACTGGAAGGCGCTGGAAAAGTCGCCGCGCAAGCTGCGCATCGGCTTGATGCTGGATGCCGGAACTGGCCAGGCGCTGGAGAAGGACGTGCGCGAAGTCGCCGTCAAGGCTGCGGAAGCCTTCGAATCCGCGGGCGCGGTCGTCACCGAAGTCGACGGCATCATGACGCGCGAGATGCTCGACGGGCTCGACAATTTCTGGCGCGCGCGGATGTGGGACGACCTGTCCAGGCTGACGCCGGCCGAGCGCGCCAAGGCGCTGCCCTATATCTACCAATGGGCGGAGACCGCGACAAAACTGTCGGGCGTCGACGTCATCAGGGGTTTCAACGCCACCATGGCGATTCGATCAGCGGCGGCGAAACTGTTCTGTGAAATCGACTATGTGATCTCGCCGGTGTCGCCGGTGGTGAACTTCGCCGCCGAACTCGCCGCCCCGATCAACGATCCCGACAAGCCGTTCGAGCACATCGCCTATACCGTGCCCTGGAACATGTCGGAAAATCCGGCCGCCTCGATCAACGGCGGTTTCGACAAGAAGGGATTTCCGATCGGCGTCCAGATCATCGGCCGCCGCTTCGACGACATCGGCGTGCTCGGCATGGCCAAGGCGTTCGAGGGATTGCGCGGGCCGCAACGGCCGTGGCCCAGCCCGCCGAGGAAGTAG
- a CDS encoding M20 aminoacylase family protein yields MPNIERIDGYADELTAIRRDLHAHPEIGFEEVRTSGIVADKLTQWGIEVHRGLGGTGVVGVLRGKGAGTKRIGLRADMDALPMEENTNLRWRSTIPGRFHGCGHDGHTTMLLGTARYLAETRNFDGTVHFIFQPAEEGLGGARAMIKDGLFEKFPCDEIYGLHNAPDLNHGEIAILPGPAMAGADFFDITISGYGAHGAMPERSKDPVVIAMTLGQALQTIVSRNVDPLQSAVLSITQIHSGSAYNVIPGEAKLCGTVRAFSDEVRAMIRERMRALCAGMATAFHVEIVADIRDTFGVLVNEEEQSSVVEAVARTVVDPTKVFTRSQPKMGSEDFADMLQAVPGAYFWLGHEGSVPVHNPGYVLDDKILPIGASMFARIIETRLPVGADA; encoded by the coding sequence ATGCCCAACATCGAACGTATCGACGGCTATGCCGACGAACTCACCGCCATCCGCCGCGACCTGCACGCGCATCCCGAGATCGGCTTCGAGGAGGTCCGCACCTCCGGGATCGTCGCCGACAAGCTGACGCAATGGGGCATCGAGGTGCATCGCGGGCTCGGCGGCACCGGCGTGGTCGGCGTCCTCAGGGGCAAGGGCGCCGGCACCAAGCGGATCGGCTTGCGCGCCGACATGGACGCGCTGCCGATGGAAGAGAACACCAATCTGCGCTGGCGCTCGACCATTCCCGGCCGCTTCCACGGCTGCGGCCATGACGGCCACACCACCATGCTGCTCGGCACCGCGCGCTATCTCGCCGAAACCCGGAACTTCGACGGCACCGTGCATTTCATCTTCCAGCCGGCGGAAGAAGGCCTCGGCGGCGCCCGCGCCATGATCAAGGACGGGCTGTTCGAGAAATTCCCCTGCGACGAGATCTACGGGCTGCATAATGCGCCCGACCTGAACCATGGCGAGATCGCCATCCTGCCGGGACCGGCGATGGCCGGCGCCGACTTCTTCGACATCACCATCTCGGGCTATGGCGCGCATGGCGCGATGCCGGAGCGCTCGAAGGACCCGGTCGTGATCGCGATGACGCTCGGCCAGGCGCTGCAGACCATCGTCAGCCGCAACGTCGATCCGCTGCAGTCGGCGGTGCTGTCGATCACCCAGATCCATTCGGGCTCCGCCTACAACGTGATCCCGGGCGAGGCCAAACTGTGCGGCACCGTGCGGGCCTTTTCCGACGAGGTTCGCGCGATGATCCGCGAACGGATGCGCGCGCTCTGCGCCGGCATGGCCACAGCCTTCCATGTTGAGATCGTCGCCGACATCCGCGATACTTTCGGCGTGCTGGTGAACGAGGAAGAGCAGTCCAGCGTGGTCGAGGCCGTGGCGCGCACGGTGGTCGATCCCACCAAGGTCTTCACCCGGTCGCAGCCGAAGATGGGCAGCGAGGATTTCGCCGACATGCTGCAAGCGGTGCCCGGCGCCTATTTCTGGCTCGGCCATGAGGGCTCGGTGCCCGTGCATAACCCCGGCTATGTGCTGGATGACAAGATCCTGCCGATCGGCGCCAGCATGTTCGCGCGCATCATCGAAACCCGGCTTCCGGTAGGCGCCGATGCATAA